Within Nocardia terpenica, the genomic segment GAATCCGGTCTTGCGGCTGGTGTCGTCGGCGAGCCGCCCGGCGGGCACCAGCAGCGCCGCCATCACGATCGTGTAGGCGTTGAGCACCCAGGAGACGGTGCTGGGCGCGGCGTGGCCGAACGACGACTCCAGGGTCGGGAACGCCACCGTGACCGCGAACAGGTCCAGGATGGCCAGGTACTGGGCGATGCCCGCGACCGCCAGTACCCGCCATCGGCGCGGCGACTCGATGATCGGGGCGGGGCGTGCGGTCTGCGGACCGGCGGATGTGGTCATGACTGCAACTATCCGGTTACAAGATCGCGAGCACGAGTGGCAGATTTGCCACTGTGCGCTAGATTTCTGACATGAGTGAGAGTCGGCCGGGCACCGTTGCCGTCGCCGTGGCGCCGGGACAGCCGGTATTCGAGGTGGCCATTCCCTACCAGGTATTCGCCGAGGCGCCGTACGGAGTCGATCCCGAGCGCTGGTACAGGTTCCGGCTGTGCGGCCCGCGCGGCACCCGGCACGCCTCACTGCGCGATCCGTTCATCACGCTCACCGACTACGACTACGACGATCTGATCACCGCCGACACGGTGATCGTGCCCGCGGTTCCCGACGTCCGGCAGGACCCGCCCGCGGATCTGGTTCAGGCCGTGCGCGCGGCCTACGACGCCGGGGCGCGGGTGGCGGCGCTGTGCTCGGGCGCGTTCGCGCTCGCCGCCGCCGGGCTGCTCGACGGGCGGCGCATGACCACGCACTGGAAGCACGTGCAGGTGCTGCTGGATCGCTATCCGGGGATGCAGGTGGACCCGACGGTGCTCTACATCGACGACGGTCGCATCCTCACCAGCGCGGGCACCATGGCGGGCATGGATCTGTGTATTCACCTGATCCGCAAGGATCTCGGATCGCAGGT encodes:
- a CDS encoding GlxA family transcriptional regulator; translated protein: MSESRPGTVAVAVAPGQPVFEVAIPYQVFAEAPYGVDPERWYRFRLCGPRGTRHASLRDPFITLTDYDYDDLITADTVIVPAVPDVRQDPPADLVQAVRAAYDAGARVAALCSGAFALAAAGLLDGRRMTTHWKHVQVLLDRYPGMQVDPTVLYIDDGRILTSAGTMAGMDLCIHLIRKDLGSQVANATARNMLVPPHRSGGQAQYVRSPVPTDASDPGLSATLQWALARLEIPLAVGDLARQAGMSERTLARRFHAELGATPLQWLLTQRVIRARELLEATDLPVDVVAERCGLGSAANLRAHFGREVGISPSEYRRSHRASRHEVVTG